One stretch of Candidatus Saccharibacteria bacterium oral taxon 488 DNA includes these proteins:
- the rsmH gene encoding 16S rRNA (cytosine(1402)-N(4))-methyltransferase RsmH, which produces MSIKEHPPQSEALQVGEPIHVPVLLEVTLDRLRPARGESYLDLTAGYGGHAREFLQRTDNYLGAVLVDRDDNAINTLGDLAKKGATLVHKDFVSAAQDLVKQGRTFDVILADLGVSSPQLDRAERGFSFRFDGPLDMRMDNRTEMTAADIVNSYSVDELTRLITRYGEESPGRARRIAQAIVGARPIRRTTELADLIKHTVGRGGMKHHPATRTFQALRIEVNHELWLVEELLPLLPRLLTRGGRVGIISFHSLEDRLVKRYFWEQVAAGYEAELSVPEKKPVSGTEDVHNPRSRSAQFRYAVKT; this is translated from the coding sequence ATGAGTATTAAAGAACATCCACCACAGTCGGAAGCGCTTCAGGTAGGCGAACCGATTCATGTTCCCGTGCTCCTTGAGGTGACCTTGGACAGGTTGCGACCAGCCAGAGGCGAGAGCTATCTCGATCTGACGGCTGGTTACGGCGGCCATGCCAGGGAATTCTTACAGAGGACGGATAATTACTTGGGCGCAGTGTTGGTTGATCGCGATGATAACGCGATTAACACGCTGGGCGATTTGGCTAAAAAAGGCGCGACGCTAGTTCACAAGGATTTTGTGAGCGCAGCGCAGGATTTGGTCAAGCAGGGACGTACATTTGACGTGATTTTGGCTGATTTGGGGGTGTCGTCACCGCAGCTTGACAGAGCAGAGAGAGGTTTTTCGTTTCGGTTTGACGGACCGCTGGATATGCGGATGGATAATCGGACGGAAATGACAGCGGCGGATATCGTCAATTCGTATTCGGTTGATGAGCTGACGCGGCTGATAACTCGTTACGGCGAGGAAAGTCCCGGGCGGGCTAGGCGGATTGCGCAGGCAATTGTTGGCGCCAGGCCGATTCGGAGAACGACTGAGCTGGCTGATCTGATCAAGCACACTGTCGGTCGCGGCGGGATGAAACATCATCCGGCGACTCGCACCTTTCAGGCACTGCGCATTGAAGTCAATCACGAACTTTGGCTGGTTGAAGAATTATTGCCGCTGCTGCCACGTCTCCTTACTAGGGGCGGGCGAGTTGGAATAATTAGTTTTCATAGTTTGGAGGATCGATTGGTCAAGCGATATTTCTGGGAGCAAGTAGCTGCCGGCTACGAGGCCGAGCTGAGCGTTCCAGAGAAAAAACCGGTGTCTGGAACAGAAGATGTTCACAATCCGCGCAGTCGAAGCGCTCAGTTTCGCTACGCCGTGAAAACATAA
- a CDS encoding penicillin-binding protein 2, whose protein sequence is MKRHLTQSRTGVLAIILLGMMAIFVMRLFYLQIIKHSEYVSLAQASQQRHFIIPAERGKLYMMDGGVAAPVVLNQTVYTVIADPQTVKQEQRQQIIAALQEVAGGEVVSDAAKRLERTASRYEVLARNITRTQAEKLKAKDFVGILYQKGSIRNYPEGQLAAQVLGFVNAEGKGQYGAEGALNDKLKGRDGLLKTVADVRNVPLTLSKDNVRVEAKSGENVALSIDRNVQSYAEEALKRGIDKAGATEGSVMVMNPNNGQVLAMANYPTYNPAEYTKQKDAAVFSNATTMLPFEPGSIVKTFSMATGIDKGVVTPQSTYSNTDCTEVGDRKMCNALRGLGGTTSMQSAFNNSLNVGMITIARRLGDGSTITPSARQTLYEYYHDKFGFGEATGIELAEAPGLLYTPNRPGAEVNYANITFGQGMNATMVQAASAFCSVVNGGQYFRPTVVAGTVDANGGLRFSAASPLRRTISEQSSATMRGMLSTARAVLNQRMPDKDRPGYDVGGKTGTSETLINGSYTMDETVATYIGYGGANRPEYVIMVRVAAPGKRKNLQGNIHAAPIFTDISNWMIDYMKLAPKG, encoded by the coding sequence ATGAAACGTCACTTAACGCAATCTCGAACCGGCGTACTCGCTATCATTCTGTTGGGGATGATGGCGATTTTTGTGATGCGGCTGTTTTATCTACAGATCATTAAACACAGCGAATACGTGTCGCTGGCACAGGCTAGTCAGCAGCGGCATTTCATCATTCCAGCCGAGCGGGGCAAGCTATATATGATGGATGGCGGCGTGGCTGCCCCTGTAGTGCTTAACCAGACGGTCTATACGGTTATTGCTGATCCGCAGACGGTCAAGCAGGAGCAGCGTCAGCAGATTATCGCAGCATTGCAAGAAGTCGCGGGCGGCGAGGTAGTGAGTGACGCGGCCAAGCGGCTGGAGCGCACTGCCTCTCGCTACGAAGTGCTGGCGCGCAACATCACGCGCACGCAAGCCGAGAAGCTAAAGGCCAAGGATTTTGTCGGTATCTTGTATCAAAAGGGGTCGATTCGCAACTATCCGGAGGGGCAGCTGGCGGCGCAGGTGCTGGGCTTTGTTAATGCCGAGGGCAAGGGGCAGTACGGGGCTGAAGGGGCGCTGAATGATAAGCTGAAGGGTCGCGATGGCCTCCTCAAAACGGTGGCGGATGTGCGTAATGTGCCGCTGACGCTGAGTAAGGATAACGTGCGCGTCGAGGCGAAGTCGGGCGAGAATGTGGCGTTGTCGATTGATCGAAATGTGCAGAGTTACGCCGAAGAAGCGCTCAAACGAGGGATCGACAAGGCCGGCGCGACCGAAGGTAGCGTGATGGTGATGAATCCGAATAATGGTCAGGTGCTGGCGATGGCTAATTATCCAACGTATAATCCAGCCGAGTACACCAAGCAAAAAGACGCAGCGGTGTTTAGCAATGCGACGACGATGCTGCCGTTTGAGCCGGGGTCCATTGTCAAGACGTTCAGCATGGCGACGGGGATTGATAAGGGTGTGGTGACGCCGCAGTCAACGTACTCGAACACTGATTGTACTGAGGTGGGGGATCGGAAAATGTGTAATGCTCTAAGGGGGCTTGGCGGCACGACGAGCATGCAGAGTGCGTTTAATAATTCGCTCAATGTCGGCATGATCACGATTGCGCGGCGGCTGGGCGATGGATCGACGATCACCCCGAGTGCGCGGCAGACGCTGTATGAGTATTATCACGACAAATTTGGGTTTGGTGAGGCGACGGGGATTGAGCTAGCGGAGGCGCCGGGGCTACTCTATACGCCGAATCGGCCGGGGGCGGAGGTGAATTACGCGAATATTACGTTTGGGCAGGGTATGAATGCGACGATGGTGCAGGCAGCCAGTGCGTTTTGTTCGGTGGTGAATGGCGGGCAGTATTTTCGGCCAACGGTGGTAGCTGGAACGGTGGATGCGAATGGTGGTTTGAGATTTTCGGCTGCTTCACCACTGCGCAGGACTATTTCTGAGCAGTCATCAGCCACGATGCGGGGCATGTTGTCGACGGCGCGGGCGGTCCTCAATCAGCGTATGCCCGATAAAGACAGGCCGGGCTATGATGTCGGCGGCAAGACTGGTACCTCAGAGACGCTGATCAATGGTAGCTATACCATGGACGAAACAGTAGCGACGTATATCGGCTATGGTGGCGCAAATCGCCCCGAGTATGTCATAATGGTACGTGTCGCGGCGCCTGGCAAGCGCAAGAACTTACAGGGTAACATTCACGCTGCACCAATTTTTACTGATATCTCCAACTGGATGATTGATTATATGAAATTAGCACCGAAGGGATAG
- a CDS encoding glycoside hydrolase family 1 protein, whose translation MTTKQSERIVFPKKFLWGAATSAHQVEGGLVNQWTTWELEHAKRLSVQAPHQFGDIDSWPRIKKEATRPDNYVSGRGVDHYHRYEEDFAILKSFNMNAFRFCIEWARIEPQEGAWDAAAIAHYRTYLRTLKKMGITPVVTLFHFTLPEWFAAKGGFEKRRNIKYFVYYVEKVLSELGRDIEWIVTINEPTVYAGESYLEGHWPPNKTRKRDMLRVLYNLVTAHKKVYKLTRARKKWKVSMAHHLIYCYPGDDAILSRASARVANYLLNTWVLRRVRRHSDFLAINYYFARRIYGYRAHDPYLKVSDLGWDMQPDKLQYLLEDVAERYRLPIMITENGLADGTDSQRQWWLTETIKAMHEALKHDVKLIGYLHWSLLDNFEWDKGYWPKFGLVAVNRQTMARTVRPSARWFAAVIKKLRK comes from the coding sequence ATGACAACGAAGCAATCTGAACGCATCGTGTTTCCAAAGAAGTTTTTATGGGGTGCAGCGACGTCGGCACATCAGGTCGAGGGCGGCTTGGTGAATCAGTGGACGACGTGGGAGCTTGAGCATGCCAAGCGGCTGTCCGTGCAGGCGCCGCATCAATTTGGTGATATTGACAGCTGGCCGCGCATCAAAAAAGAGGCGACCAGGCCTGACAACTACGTATCGGGGCGGGGTGTCGATCATTACCATCGCTATGAGGAAGATTTCGCGATTCTCAAAAGCTTCAACATGAATGCCTTTCGGTTCTGTATCGAATGGGCGCGAATTGAGCCGCAAGAGGGCGCGTGGGACGCGGCGGCGATCGCCCACTATCGGACGTATCTACGGACGCTGAAAAAGATGGGTATTACACCGGTGGTGACGCTGTTTCATTTTACACTACCAGAGTGGTTTGCAGCTAAGGGCGGCTTTGAAAAGCGGCGCAACATCAAATATTTCGTGTATTATGTTGAGAAAGTTTTGAGCGAGCTGGGGCGCGACATTGAGTGGATCGTGACGATTAACGAGCCGACCGTGTATGCTGGCGAGAGTTATCTCGAGGGGCATTGGCCGCCAAATAAAACTCGCAAGCGTGATATGCTGCGCGTGCTCTATAACCTCGTTACGGCGCATAAAAAAGTGTATAAATTGACGCGTGCTCGCAAAAAATGGAAGGTGTCGATGGCGCACCATCTGATCTATTGCTATCCTGGCGATGACGCGATTCTCAGTCGTGCTAGTGCGCGGGTGGCAAATTATCTCCTGAACACATGGGTACTGCGTCGAGTGCGGCGGCACAGTGATTTCTTGGCGATCAATTATTACTTTGCCCGCCGGATTTATGGCTATCGGGCACATGACCCGTACCTGAAGGTCAGTGATCTTGGCTGGGATATGCAGCCGGATAAATTGCAGTATCTACTGGAGGACGTAGCCGAGCGCTATCGGTTGCCGATTATGATTACCGAGAATGGGCTGGCGGACGGCACTGATAGTCAGCGGCAATGGTGGCTGACCGAGACGATCAAGGCCATGCACGAGGCGCTCAAACATGACGTCAAGCTAATCGGTTATTTGCACTGGAGCCTGCTTGACAATTTTGAATGGGACAAGGGCTATTGGCCAAAGTTTGGCCTGGTGGCAGTCAACCGGCAGACCATGGCCCGGACGGTGCGGCCAAGCGCGCGCTGGTTTGCGGCGGTGATCAAGAAGCTGCGGAAGTGA
- the mraY gene encoding phospho-N-acetylmuramoyl-pentapeptide-transferase: protein MATALQTMTNELTHVFLLSVGAFLLAMFLTPIYTFFAYRYRFWKRQRSESTDGKELKVFAKFQAAKLRRNIPTMAGVIGVISIFVVTFFCNLDRAQTWLPLAALIGGAAVGLIDDVINLRGLGGGAAGLRSPVKFALIMLIGIVLGWFFYIKLGVASFHVPFMGDVSIGWLIIPLFAFAVVATGNAVNISDGMDGLAGGLLGISFGAFGVIALLQQQVLLAGFCFTVVGVLLSYLWFNIYPARFFMGDVGSFAYGVSLGVVAMLTNSLLLLPVIGLLFVVEAGSSLIQIVSKKLFRRKIFLSAPIHHHLEASGWPETKVTMRFWVIGCVMAFIGVMLALAGGHIA, encoded by the coding sequence ATGGCAACTGCTTTACAAACAATGACCAACGAATTGACACACGTATTTTTGCTCAGTGTCGGGGCGTTCTTATTGGCGATGTTTCTGACGCCAATTTATACGTTTTTTGCCTATCGGTATCGGTTTTGGAAGCGGCAGCGCTCGGAGAGTACCGACGGCAAAGAGTTGAAGGTTTTTGCTAAATTCCAAGCGGCAAAATTGCGGCGAAATATTCCAACAATGGCCGGAGTTATCGGTGTTATTTCGATTTTCGTGGTGACGTTCTTTTGTAATTTAGATCGAGCGCAGACATGGCTGCCGCTCGCGGCGTTGATCGGCGGTGCCGCGGTTGGGCTTATTGATGATGTTATTAATCTACGCGGGCTGGGCGGTGGTGCGGCCGGCTTACGTAGTCCGGTGAAATTTGCGCTGATTATGCTTATCGGCATCGTCCTTGGCTGGTTTTTCTATATCAAGCTGGGCGTGGCCAGCTTCCATGTGCCGTTCATGGGGGATGTGTCTATTGGCTGGCTGATCATCCCGCTGTTTGCCTTTGCGGTGGTGGCGACTGGTAATGCGGTTAATATTTCTGATGGCATGGACGGGCTGGCCGGCGGGCTACTGGGGATTAGCTTTGGGGCGTTCGGAGTGATTGCCTTGCTGCAGCAACAAGTATTGCTGGCGGGGTTTTGCTTCACGGTAGTTGGTGTGCTACTGAGTTATCTCTGGTTTAACATCTATCCAGCACGGTTTTTCATGGGCGATGTTGGTAGTTTCGCCTATGGAGTGAGCTTGGGAGTGGTGGCGATGCTGACTAATTCGTTGCTGCTGCTGCCGGTGATTGGGTTGTTGTTTGTGGTTGAGGCGGGCTCGAGCTTGATCCAGATTGTGAGCAAGAAACTTTTTAGGCGCAAAATTTTCTTATCAGCGCCAATCCATCATCACCTAGAAGCCAGCGGCTGGCCGGAAACTAAAGTGACGATGCGGTTTTGGGTGATTGGCTGCGTGATGGCGTTTATCGGCGTGATGCTGGCCCTGGCGGGGGGTCATATTGCGTAA
- a CDS encoding FtsW/RodA/SpoVE family cell cycle protein: protein MRNRTATSTAKAVRRHRPMYQIVLYMGLLLMLGLVVMYALGPQRANVLNHTHGANYSDTFFFNKQLASVITAVVAFGAAAISPYRWLTEAWAKRLFIAGLAACFLLVVCGALLHLPFASDTNGAYRWFYLGGLGSFQPAELLKFGLLLFVAGFLAKRVRQGKLNDINETLIPLGIIMAVSMFVVVVLQKDLGTGVSLVALVLSVLAVSGMDARLLRRIVLVIAAAALVLTFSSPHRIERVMTFIQGDTHQSASRDENNYHIQQARIALGSGGLLGLGIGKSVQATGYLPEAINDSIFAVMGETFGFVGLLVILALFSALLLSLLKVTSRLADIHLRLVVAGVFGWVASHVLMNIGSMTGIIPMTGISLPLLSYGGTSMLFIAAALGLAFQLSAYTAHKPLMEGEGSGKDLGGRRRLGRTRYASRSSV from the coding sequence TTGCGTAACCGCACTGCCACCTCAACCGCCAAGGCGGTGCGTCGCCACCGGCCGATGTATCAGATCGTGCTATATATGGGGTTGTTATTGATGTTGGGGTTGGTGGTGATGTATGCGCTGGGACCGCAGCGGGCGAATGTATTAAATCATACGCACGGCGCGAATTATAGCGACACCTTCTTTTTCAATAAGCAGCTGGCCAGCGTCATCACCGCTGTGGTGGCATTTGGGGCGGCGGCGATATCGCCGTATCGGTGGTTGACCGAGGCGTGGGCCAAGCGACTATTCATCGCGGGCTTGGCGGCGTGTTTCTTGTTGGTGGTTTGCGGGGCGCTGCTGCATCTGCCATTTGCATCGGACACCAACGGCGCGTACCGCTGGTTTTATCTGGGTGGACTGGGTAGCTTTCAGCCGGCGGAGTTATTGAAATTTGGCTTGCTATTGTTTGTGGCTGGGTTTTTGGCCAAGCGGGTGCGCCAAGGCAAACTCAACGATATCAACGAGACGCTGATCCCGCTGGGTATTATTATGGCGGTGTCGATGTTTGTGGTGGTGGTACTACAGAAAGATTTGGGGACGGGTGTGTCACTCGTGGCGCTGGTACTGTCGGTGTTAGCGGTGTCGGGGATGGACGCTCGGCTACTGCGACGCATCGTGCTGGTGATCGCGGCTGCAGCGTTAGTGCTGACGTTCTCGTCGCCGCATCGCATCGAGCGGGTGATGACCTTTATTCAGGGTGATACGCATCAATCAGCCAGCCGGGATGAAAATAATTATCACATCCAGCAGGCGCGCATCGCCCTCGGCTCGGGCGGCCTATTGGGTCTGGGCATCGGTAAAAGCGTGCAGGCGACGGGCTACCTGCCAGAGGCGATTAATGACTCGATTTTTGCAGTGATGGGCGAGACGTTTGGTTTTGTTGGCCTGTTGGTTATCTTGGCGTTGTTTTCGGCATTGCTGCTGAGCCTGCTCAAGGTGACATCGCGGCTGGCTGATATACATCTACGGCTGGTAGTGGCAGGCGTGTTTGGCTGGGTGGCGTCGCATGTGCTGATGAATATTGGCTCGATGACGGGGATTATTCCGATGACTGGTATCTCGCTGCCGCTGCTCAGTTATGGCGGCACCAGCATGTTATTTATCGCAGCGGCGCTGGGTCTGGCATTTCAACTGTCAGCCTACACGGCGCACAAACCATTAATGGAAGGAGAGGGAAGTGGCAAAGATCTTGGCGGTCGGCGGCGGCTCGGGCGGACACGTTACGCCAGTCGTAGCAGTGTGTAA